One Heptranchias perlo isolate sHepPer1 chromosome 5, sHepPer1.hap1, whole genome shotgun sequence DNA window includes the following coding sequences:
- the LOC137321560 gene encoding collagen alpha-1(XIX) chain encodes MLINYARQVFPKGLPEEFSFVATFRLKRTTKKERWCIWQITDQSGNVKVSIIVDGSRKTVEYSAKGRSGNTLHLTFKKRELGSLFDRQWHKLAIIVKSGLVSLYKDCKLVDTKRSEEIESIDVHGKTVIGVRVSDGTPVDFDLQRIMIYCNPQLTELETCCEIPGALCSTEDGFHLAVVASKDHTRQTSLQSNPKSDSQKHSKNFTGNSLRAEQSKQLLQTNGYNYRCHALSLAKQWNNRGSLCIRANHRHLTLTLMSAFADNV; translated from the exons GCAGGTCTTTCCGAAAGGATTGCCGGAAGAATTTTCTTTCGTCGCCACATTCCGCCTGAAGAGAACCACCAAAAAGGAACGCTGGTGCATCTGGCAGATTACTGATCAGTCTGGCAATGTGAAG GTCTCCATCATTGTCGATGGAAGTAGAAAAACAGTGGAATACAGCGCCAAGGGGCGCTCTGGAAATACTCTGCATTTGACATTCAAGAAGCGGGAACTGGGCTCTCTGTTTGACCGGCAGTGGCACAAGCTGGCGATTATAGTGAAGTCCGGCTTGGTGTCCCTTTACAAGGACTGTAAACTGGTCGACACCAAGCGAAGTGAAGAGATAGAGAGCATTGATGTCCATGGGAAGACTGTCATTGGTGTCCGTGTCAGTGATGGGACGCCTGTTGAC TTTGACCTTCAACGGATAATGATTTACTGCAACCCTCAATTGACAGAACTGGAGACCTGCTGTGAAATACCAGGTGCCCTG TGCTCAACCGAGGATGGCTTCCATCTAGCTGTGGTGGCATCAAAGGACCACACGAGGCAGACGTCTCTTCAATCAAACCCAAAAAGTGACAGTCAGAAG CATTCCAAGAACTTTACTGGAAACAGCTTGAGAGCAGAGCAGTCTAAACAGCTCCTCCAAACCAATGGATACAATTACCGATGTCATGCATTGAGTTTGGCAAAACAGTGGAACAACAGGGGAAGCTTATGCATACGTGCCAACCATCGGCATCTCACGCTGACGCTTATGTCAGCATTTGCAGAcaatgtttaa